From the Halalkalicoccus sp. CGA53 genome, one window contains:
- a CDS encoding winged helix-turn-helix domain-containing protein: MDRSSTPQDSETDWSWDRECDPDRFASVLADPVARAMFERADEPITVGELAVELDLPSSTAYRKVATLCETGLLTELRRFRTDDPPSEYVRTVDSVSVVYDDVTSVECVTNGITVCRTEG, encoded by the coding sequence ATGGACCGATCGTCCACGCCGCAGGACTCTGAGACAGACTGGTCGTGGGACAGAGAGTGCGATCCGGACCGGTTCGCTAGCGTGCTCGCCGACCCGGTCGCCCGGGCGATGTTCGAGCGGGCCGACGAGCCGATCACCGTCGGTGAACTCGCCGTCGAACTGGACCTTCCCTCGTCGACCGCCTACAGGAAGGTGGCGACGCTCTGTGAGACCGGGCTGTTGACGGAGCTGCGTCGATTCCGGACCGACGACCCGCCCTCGGAGTACGTGCGTACGGTAGACAGCGTCTCGGTGGTCTACGACGACGTGACGAGCGTCGAGTGTGTCACGAACGGGATAACGGTCTGTCGGACGGAGGGCTGA
- a CDS encoding MFS transporter: protein MTGDDRRGLYTGWVVVVGCFLGSFVVFGLSYSFGVLADAILAEFGRSRGLTSVAFGVQTVMLYVGGAGVGVLVDRYGTRRMLVLGGAVLCTGLVATSLVGSLLAFVFTYGVLTGVGLSVVYVVSYATVPRWFDRRLGLAGGLASAGLGVGMLVVAPATDALIVRVGWRSTMLVLAGGTALALVGATALIRGRPDPGEVPAGEVDGGFGEEGTLTLREGLSDVLRVARSPSFLALFLGWVLVYSTLYVVLSHLVLHVVDLGISRAVGAAALGALGGASAVGRVVIGHAADRVGRARTFATCSAVMGVATLSLIGAGSAAAILGFAAVYGLAYGGNGALLAPLTADLFGRVNIGAVFGLVSGAFAVSGLLAPYLAGVTHDTLGTYDPVFGVVGVAAVVGAGAIIGAARLQ from the coding sequence ATGACCGGCGACGATCGAAGAGGTCTGTACACCGGCTGGGTCGTCGTCGTCGGCTGTTTCCTCGGCTCGTTCGTCGTCTTCGGCCTCTCCTATTCGTTCGGCGTGCTCGCCGACGCCATCCTCGCCGAGTTCGGCCGCTCGCGCGGGCTCACGAGCGTCGCCTTCGGCGTCCAGACGGTGATGCTCTACGTCGGCGGCGCCGGCGTCGGCGTGCTCGTCGACCGCTACGGTACCCGCAGGATGCTCGTCCTCGGCGGAGCCGTCCTCTGTACCGGCCTGGTCGCGACGAGCCTCGTCGGCTCCCTCCTCGCGTTCGTCTTCACTTACGGGGTGCTGACGGGGGTCGGACTGAGCGTGGTCTACGTCGTCTCCTACGCGACGGTCCCACGGTGGTTCGACCGCAGACTCGGTCTCGCGGGTGGGCTCGCCTCCGCCGGACTCGGGGTGGGGATGCTCGTCGTCGCGCCCGCGACCGACGCGCTGATCGTCCGGGTCGGCTGGCGCTCGACGATGCTCGTCCTCGCCGGAGGGACCGCGCTCGCGCTCGTCGGCGCCACCGCGCTGATCCGCGGCCGACCCGACCCGGGAGAGGTCCCCGCAGGGGAGGTCGACGGCGGGTTCGGCGAGGAGGGGACGCTCACCCTGCGCGAGGGGCTCTCGGACGTCCTCCGGGTGGCTCGCAGCCCGTCGTTTCTCGCCCTCTTCCTCGGCTGGGTGCTCGTCTACTCGACGCTCTACGTCGTCCTCTCGCACCTCGTGCTCCACGTCGTCGACCTGGGGATCTCGCGGGCCGTCGGCGCGGCCGCCCTCGGCGCGCTCGGCGGAGCGAGCGCGGTCGGCCGGGTGGTGATCGGTCACGCCGCGGATCGGGTGGGGAGAGCGCGCACGTTCGCGACCTGCTCGGCGGTGATGGGCGTGGCGACGCTCTCGCTGATCGGGGCGGGGAGCGCGGCGGCGATCCTCGGCTTCGCGGCGGTCTACGGGCTGGCCTACGGCGGGAACGGCGCGCTGCTCGCGCCGTTGACTGCTGATCTCTTCGGCCGGGTGAACATCGGCGCGGTCTTCGGGCTCGTCTCCGGGGCGTTCGCCGTGAGCGGGCTGCTCGCGCCGTATCTCGCAGGCGTCACCCACGACACGCTCGGGACGTACGACCCGGTCTTCGGCGTCGTGGGCGTCGCCGCGGTCGTCGGGGCGGGGGCGATCATCGGGGCCGCCCGACTGCAGTAG
- a CDS encoding NOG1 family protein, producing MIFENLPTVPTSEELIDKAFSRAARAGRSKSGLDAQASMLQTASNILSDNLQNVITEWPDFETVDPFYYELADAIVDVDELRQSLSRVQWASRQTKKIGREAQGKLRGETEMARKTRKQAFARMAEVVRQVDDDLLAINEARNDLRDLPDIRPDEPTIVVAGYPNVGKSSFVNSVTRARNEIAEYPFTTRGIYVGHTERDHVRYQIVDTPGLLDRPPEERNEIESQAVSAITHLADAVLVFLDASLDCGYPLDVQLELQEVIEREFDEIPVITVCNKADRSTDVEADHYVSVAEDEGVEELLDAAIEAIGYEPTLPFED from the coding sequence ATGATTTTCGAGAACCTCCCCACCGTGCCGACGTCGGAGGAGCTCATCGACAAGGCGTTCTCGCGGGCGGCGCGTGCGGGCCGGTCGAAGAGCGGCCTCGACGCCCAGGCGTCGATGCTCCAGACGGCGTCGAACATCCTCTCCGACAACCTCCAGAACGTGATCACCGAGTGGCCCGACTTCGAGACGGTCGACCCCTTCTACTACGAACTCGCCGACGCGATCGTCGACGTGGACGAACTCCGACAGTCGCTCTCGCGCGTGCAGTGGGCCTCGCGACAGACGAAGAAGATCGGCCGCGAGGCACAGGGTAAGCTCCGCGGCGAGACGGAGATGGCGAGAAAGACGAGAAAGCAGGCGTTCGCGCGGATGGCGGAGGTCGTGCGACAGGTAGACGACGACCTCCTCGCGATCAACGAGGCCAGAAACGACCTCAGAGACCTGCCGGACATCCGCCCGGACGAGCCGACGATCGTCGTCGCTGGCTACCCCAATGTAGGTAAATCCTCGTTCGTCAACAGCGTCACGCGGGCGCGAAACGAGATCGCGGAGTACCCCTTCACCACGAGGGGGATCTACGTCGGCCACACGGAACGCGATCACGTCCGCTACCAGATCGTCGACACCCCCGGGCTGCTCGACCGGCCCCCCGAGGAGCGAAACGAGATCGAGTCGCAGGCGGTCTCGGCGATCACCCACCTCGCCGACGCCGTCCTCGTCTTCCTCGACGCGAGCCTCGACTGTGGCTACCCGCTCGACGTCCAGCTCGAACTCCAGGAGGTGATCGAGCGCGAGTTCGACGAGATCCCCGTCATCACCGTCTGCAACAAGGCCGACCGCTCGACCGACGTCGAGGCCGACCACTACGTGAGCGTCGCGGAGGACGAGGGCGTCGAGGAACTGCTCGACGCCGCGATCGAGGCGATCGGCTACGAGCCGACGCTGCCGTTCGAGGACTGA
- a CDS encoding DUF5518 domain-containing protein, with protein MTDWRAVGIGFVVIVLVGLVGLTLPGLGQLTAGLVGGFLAGYLASGGFLRGFWHGALAGALGGVVSGLVLWIAISVVGLAAGPVGAATGAVAGFGIFAIALVISLVMALESALAGGIGAVVS; from the coding sequence ATGACAGACTGGCGTGCGGTCGGTATCGGCTTCGTCGTGATCGTTCTCGTCGGGCTGGTCGGGCTCACGCTCCCCGGCCTGGGCCAGCTCACCGCGGGGCTCGTCGGCGGCTTCCTCGCGGGCTACCTCGCCAGCGGCGGCTTCCTCCGCGGGTTCTGGCACGGCGCGCTCGCGGGCGCGCTCGGCGGCGTCGTCTCCGGACTCGTCCTCTGGATCGCGATCAGCGTCGTCGGCCTCGCCGCGGGACCGGTCGGTGCCGCAACCGGCGCGGTCGCCGGCTTCGGGATCTTCGCGATCGCGCTGGTCATCTCGCTCGTGATGGCACTCGAGAGCGCGCTCGCGGGCGGGATCGGTGCGGTGGTGAGCTAG
- a CDS encoding TIGR00341 family protein, translating into MRLLQVLIPAGKGDAIEEHLTEEGIDYVLTDETSTREVEGVAYVPLPKSAVEPILDRLVELGVERESYTVVLSAETVESERFDELEERFASDDVDEERISRQELQAEATGLTPSFDVYVTMTVISAVVATAGLLLDSPAVVVGSMVIAPLIGPALAASVGTVVNDDELFKKGLKYQAIGVFLAIGSAAVFAWVVRTLHIVPPGLDPAAITEISERFTPGVLLLAVALGAGVAGVISIATGISVALVGVMIAAALIPPAAAAGIAIAWGLPLAAAGATVLTLVNVISVNLAGLLTLWYAGYRPTSWMETDIARGKFRKHVAAFAVAALVCTAFLGGVTYTSYQLSAFESEAQSEIDDVLSEEYDSYVLADVEFILDDEAEFQQADRVAMTRQVDTVIVTIGVPPDEADPELAERLHSRINQHTDDEVSVQVRFVEITER; encoded by the coding sequence GTGCGTCTGCTTCAGGTGCTGATCCCGGCCGGCAAGGGGGACGCGATCGAGGAACACCTCACGGAGGAGGGGATCGACTACGTGCTCACCGACGAGACGAGCACCCGAGAGGTCGAAGGCGTCGCGTACGTCCCGCTGCCGAAGAGCGCGGTCGAGCCGATCCTCGACCGGCTCGTCGAACTCGGCGTCGAGCGCGAGTCGTACACGGTGGTGCTGAGCGCCGAGACCGTCGAGTCCGAGCGCTTCGATGAGCTCGAAGAGCGCTTTGCGAGCGACGACGTCGACGAGGAGCGGATCTCGAGACAGGAACTCCAGGCCGAAGCGACCGGACTCACACCCTCCTTCGACGTCTACGTCACGATGACGGTGATCAGCGCCGTCGTCGCGACCGCGGGGCTGTTGCTCGATTCACCAGCCGTCGTCGTCGGCTCGATGGTGATCGCACCGCTGATCGGGCCCGCGCTGGCCGCGAGCGTCGGCACCGTCGTGAACGACGACGAGCTGTTCAAGAAGGGGCTGAAGTACCAGGCGATCGGCGTCTTCCTCGCCATCGGCAGCGCTGCGGTCTTCGCCTGGGTCGTCCGGACGCTCCACATCGTCCCTCCCGGACTCGATCCGGCGGCGATCACGGAGATCAGCGAGCGCTTTACCCCCGGAGTGCTCCTGCTCGCCGTCGCGCTCGGCGCTGGCGTCGCGGGCGTGATCAGCATCGCGACGGGCATCTCGGTCGCACTCGTCGGCGTGATGATCGCCGCGGCGCTGATCCCGCCCGCCGCGGCCGCCGGCATCGCGATCGCCTGGGGGCTGCCGCTGGCCGCCGCCGGGGCGACCGTCCTCACCCTCGTGAACGTCATCTCGGTGAACCTCGCGGGGCTGCTCACGCTCTGGTACGCCGGCTACCGGCCGACCAGCTGGATGGAGACCGACATCGCCCGCGGGAAGTTCCGCAAACACGTCGCCGCCTTCGCCGTCGCCGCGCTCGTCTGCACGGCCTTCCTCGGCGGGGTGACCTACACCTCCTACCAGCTCTCCGCGTTCGAGTCGGAGGCACAGTCGGAGATCGACGACGTGCTCTCCGAGGAGTACGACAGCTACGTGCTCGCGGACGTGGAGTTCATCCTCGACGACGAGGCGGAGTTCCAGCAGGCCGACCGGGTGGCGATGACCCGGCAGGTGGACACGGTGATCGTCACCATAGGGGTGCCGCCCGACGAGGCGGACCCGGAGCTCGCCGAGAGGCTCCACTCCCGGATCAACCAGCACACCGACGACGAGGTTTCGGTGCAGGTTCGGTTCGTCGAGATAACCGAACGGTAG
- a CDS encoding short-chain fatty acid transporter, with protein sequence MAASSSQGGLQRVGQGVANWSERWVPSPFIFAIMLTLIAYAAALVLTPDGPLENIVNWYDGFWVLLEFGMQMVLVLVTGYAVADSKQVSGLLNRIASVPNSGAQAAALVAAVAMLAGYFHWGVGLIVGAIFAVFVARAGLQRGMTFHYPLLCAAGYTSQVIWHVGPSTSAGLLSATEDHVFVDIIGVVPLSESVFTVYAFGIAILVFLTVVPLLYFLAPEEENAVGIEEYAPELVSEATEREVATDGGQEPTNPSDRLNDSRLVAYLVGFGMMVYLVQHFATAGIGEALDLNVFNFLFIALGLFLYGTPTAYMGAIRDATESSAGIILQFPFYAGILGIVENSGLSDLIAEFLLGVATPATFPVFAWILGGIMNFFVPSGGGEWGIIGGIIGETANELGVPPGQAIIAYGTGDMWTNMFQPFWAIPLLGITKVRARDILGYTLIIMVVLTPVFALGLYFLPY encoded by the coding sequence ATGGCAGCGAGTAGCTCACAGGGAGGGTTACAGCGCGTCGGGCAAGGGGTGGCGAACTGGTCCGAGCGGTGGGTTCCGAGCCCGTTCATCTTCGCGATCATGCTCACGCTGATCGCGTACGCCGCGGCGCTCGTGCTCACGCCGGACGGTCCGCTCGAGAACATCGTCAACTGGTACGACGGCTTCTGGGTGCTCCTCGAGTTCGGGATGCAGATGGTGCTGGTGCTGGTGACCGGCTACGCGGTCGCGGACTCGAAGCAGGTGAGCGGGCTGTTGAACAGGATCGCGTCCGTTCCCAACAGCGGTGCTCAGGCCGCTGCGCTCGTCGCGGCCGTCGCGATGCTGGCGGGCTACTTCCACTGGGGGGTCGGGCTGATCGTGGGCGCGATCTTCGCCGTCTTCGTCGCGCGCGCCGGCCTCCAGCGCGGGATGACGTTTCACTACCCGCTCCTGTGCGCCGCCGGCTACACGAGCCAGGTGATCTGGCACGTCGGCCCCTCGACCAGCGCGGGGCTGCTCTCGGCGACCGAAGACCACGTCTTCGTCGACATCATCGGCGTCGTCCCGCTCTCCGAGAGCGTCTTCACCGTCTACGCGTTCGGGATCGCGATCCTCGTCTTCCTCACCGTCGTCCCGTTACTGTACTTCCTCGCACCCGAGGAGGAGAACGCGGTCGGGATCGAGGAGTACGCCCCCGAACTCGTCTCGGAAGCAACCGAGCGAGAGGTCGCCACCGACGGTGGCCAGGAGCCGACCAACCCCTCCGATCGACTCAACGACAGCCGTCTCGTTGCGTACCTCGTCGGGTTCGGCATGATGGTCTACCTCGTTCAGCACTTCGCGACCGCCGGCATCGGCGAGGCGCTCGACCTCAACGTCTTCAACTTCCTCTTCATCGCCCTCGGGCTGTTCCTCTACGGGACCCCGACGGCGTACATGGGCGCGATCCGCGACGCGACCGAGAGCTCTGCGGGCATCATCCTCCAGTTCCCGTTCTACGCCGGCATCCTCGGTATCGTCGAGAACTCCGGGCTCTCGGACCTGATCGCGGAGTTCCTCCTCGGCGTCGCGACACCCGCGACGTTCCCGGTGTTCGCCTGGATCCTCGGCGGGATCATGAACTTCTTCGTCCCGAGCGGCGGCGGCGAGTGGGGGATCATCGGCGGGATCATCGGCGAGACGGCGAACGAACTCGGCGTCCCACCAGGGCAGGCGATCATCGCCTACGGGACGGGTGACATGTGGACGAACATGTTCCAGCCGTTCTGGGCGATCCCCTTGCTGGGGATCACGAAGGTCAGGGCGCGGGACATCCTCGGCTACACGCTCATCATCATGGTCGTGTTGACGCCCGTCTTCGCCCTCGGGCTCTACTTCCTCCCCTACTGA
- a CDS encoding SIMPL domain-containing protein, with translation MSDGREITVDTSASVETDADAAELVLAVETVEDTPEADRETVAAGVKRLDETFADLGLDEDRIHTTHFQMREDHRRSGDEERRFRGSHGFEVELHDLARIGEVIDATTVGLVGMNQIRFTLRRETRETMREEALRRSVASARSDARVLAESADLTLGGILALSTASGDLRPYQVSGRDVVLDTAKDESERTRVESGPVTVSAHVTAVFDSAGP, from the coding sequence ATGAGCGACGGACGGGAGATCACGGTCGATACGAGCGCGAGCGTGGAGACCGACGCCGACGCGGCCGAACTCGTCCTCGCGGTGGAGACCGTCGAGGACACGCCGGAAGCGGACAGGGAGACCGTCGCAGCGGGCGTGAAACGCCTCGACGAGACGTTCGCCGACCTCGGACTCGACGAGGACCGAATCCACACGACACACTTCCAGATGCGGGAGGACCACCGGAGGTCGGGAGACGAGGAGCGCCGGTTCAGGGGAAGTCATGGTTTCGAGGTCGAGCTACACGACCTCGCCCGGATCGGAGAGGTGATCGACGCCACCACCGTCGGCCTCGTCGGGATGAATCAGATCCGCTTCACGCTGCGAAGGGAGACGAGGGAGACGATGCGGGAGGAGGCGCTCCGCCGTTCGGTGGCGAGCGCTCGTTCGGACGCGAGGGTGCTCGCCGAGAGCGCGGATCTCACCCTCGGCGGGATTCTCGCCCTCTCGACGGCGAGCGGGGATCTCCGGCCGTACCAGGTGAGCGGACGGGACGTCGTCCTCGACACCGCGAAGGACGAAAGCGAGCGGACGCGGGTCGAGTCGGGTCCGGTAACCGTCTCTGCACACGTGACGGCCGTGTTCGATTCGGCCGGACCGTAA
- a CDS encoding FAD-binding oxidoreductase, whose product MELPTTPVDGDAIAELEASFRGPVHRPADDGYDEARTVYNAMIDRRPAVVARPTGAADVMTAVDFARERELLIAVKGGGHNVAGNAVCDDGLMIDLALMSSVRVDPAARTVRVGPGARLGDLDHETAPFGLVVPAGVVSITGVAGLALGGGFGYLCRKYGLTIDNLRSVDLVRADGELVRATEDEHPDLFWGVRGGSGNFGIVTSFEFDLHELEEVLAGLVVYRAEEAHSVVRSWWENASEAPDELSVWLNFSHAAPEPFIPEEHHGERVLSVVPIYAGDIEDGPDEIAPFRELGDPIADTVEPRRFVDWQRAFDDSYPAGERYFWKSHNFRSPSPEALDRITEYAVAPPTPETRVSVTHLGGAVNRVPRDATAYPHRDADFLVNITTRWADPAMDEECIRWTREYFEALAPHATGGTYVNFTTEPEGEQSMAYLENYDRLVALKNEWDPDNRFRLNQNVAPTA is encoded by the coding sequence ATGGAACTCCCGACGACACCCGTGGACGGCGATGCGATAGCGGAGCTCGAAGCGTCGTTCCGTGGTCCGGTGCACCGACCGGCGGACGACGGATACGACGAGGCCCGGACGGTGTACAACGCGATGATCGATCGCCGGCCGGCCGTCGTCGCTCGCCCCACGGGGGCCGCGGACGTGATGACCGCCGTCGATTTCGCCCGCGAACGGGAGCTCCTGATCGCCGTGAAAGGCGGTGGGCACAACGTCGCCGGGAACGCCGTCTGTGACGACGGCCTGATGATCGACCTCGCTCTCATGTCGTCGGTTCGCGTCGACCCCGCCGCCCGAACGGTCCGCGTCGGTCCGGGCGCGAGACTGGGGGATCTCGACCACGAGACGGCCCCGTTCGGCCTCGTCGTCCCCGCCGGTGTCGTCTCGATCACCGGTGTCGCGGGGCTGGCGCTCGGTGGCGGCTTCGGCTACCTCTGCCGGAAGTACGGGCTGACGATCGACAACCTCCGGTCGGTGGACCTCGTGAGGGCTGATGGCGAACTCGTTCGAGCCACCGAGGACGAACACCCCGACCTGTTCTGGGGCGTCAGGGGTGGGAGCGGCAACTTCGGGATCGTCACGAGCTTCGAGTTCGACCTGCACGAACTCGAGGAGGTCCTCGCCGGACTGGTCGTCTACCGGGCGGAGGAGGCACACTCGGTCGTCCGGTCGTGGTGGGAAAACGCGTCCGAAGCCCCCGACGAACTCTCGGTGTGGCTCAACTTCTCTCACGCCGCTCCCGAACCGTTCATCCCCGAGGAACACCACGGCGAACGGGTCCTCTCGGTCGTCCCGATCTACGCGGGCGATATCGAGGACGGTCCTGACGAAATCGCCCCGTTTCGCGAACTGGGCGACCCTATCGCCGATACGGTCGAACCCCGGCGGTTCGTCGACTGGCAGCGGGCGTTCGACGACTCGTACCCGGCGGGTGAGCGGTACTTCTGGAAGTCGCACAACTTCAGGTCCCCGTCGCCCGAGGCGCTCGATCGTATCACGGAGTATGCCGTCGCGCCGCCGACGCCGGAGACGAGGGTCTCAGTGACGCACCTCGGCGGAGCGGTCAACCGGGTCCCACGCGACGCGACCGCGTATCCACACCGAGACGCCGACTTCCTGGTGAACATCACGACGCGCTGGGCGGACCCCGCGATGGACGAGGAGTGTATCCGCTGGACCCGGGAGTACTTCGAGGCGCTGGCTCCCCACGCGACGGGTGGGACCTACGTGAACTTCACGACCGAACCGGAGGGTGAGCAGTCGATGGCCTATCTGGAGAACTACGATCGGCTGGTCGCACTCAAAAACGAGTGGGATCCGGACAACCGCTTCAGGCTGAACCAGAACGTCGCACCGACCGCCTGA
- a CDS encoding DUF7344 domain-containing protein: MSPVTERGRTPPSLDAVFAVLSERYCRYVLYYFVQRDVDAASVDELEEAVRLIETCLDSAAGLETGELTETLVGESLPKLERTGAVEFDTHSETIRYCREPRLEEYAAHAAYQELGSAAYGRRSD; this comes from the coding sequence GTGAGTCCAGTGACCGAACGGGGACGGACACCCCCGTCGCTGGACGCGGTCTTCGCCGTCCTCTCGGAGCGGTACTGCCGGTACGTCCTCTACTACTTCGTCCAGCGCGACGTCGACGCGGCCTCCGTCGACGAACTCGAGGAGGCAGTCCGGCTGATCGAGACGTGCCTCGACTCGGCAGCGGGCCTCGAAACGGGAGAACTCACCGAGACGCTCGTCGGGGAGTCGTTACCGAAGCTAGAGCGGACGGGAGCGGTGGAGTTCGACACGCACAGCGAGACGATCAGGTACTGCCGCGAGCCCCGGCTCGAGGAGTACGCCGCACACGCCGCCTACCAGGAACTGGGGAGCGCGGCCTACGGGAGACGGAGCGACTGA
- a CDS encoding cation:proton antiporter, with product MLPLATGPSLTPPFDDPILIFAIAMCAFLLAPLVFERYRLPGIIGVIVVGAAIGPNGIGLLDRTETFVLLGEVGLVYLMFVAGLEIDLDEFVENREMSVVFGALSFLLPQAIGTVFGITILGFDLPTAALYAAIFSSHTLLAYPIVNRLGIAKNDAVTAAIGGTILTDTAALLVLAIAIGAAAGDLTLGFWAELGIGLSVFFAGVWILVPRLGRFFFRNVPDESYYEFLFVIAVLFVCAFVAELAGVKHIIGAFLAGLALNRLIPQTGTLMNRIEFVGNALLIPFFLISVGMLVDVAVIVEGPETLVIAGSIVVLMLSTKLVASFATGAIYDYTVPERLTMFSLSAGQAAAALAITLIGFDLGLFDEPMVNGVVVMILVVSVISPALSERYGRRIVEAEEQAEYDPGEAPPRVLVPLSGNSETLERLLDFGMLVRESGGNEPLRAMTVVRGDLTDPIRGSRGRGDDATGAEVAEAEEVLTHAEEYVSGAEVPIETQTHVDENVVTGILRAVEENRIRTVITGWPGTRRFGSRLFGGTIDQLVERSTQLVLVSKLEEKLNVADRVVCLLPGRIASHPGFYEAVGVVKTVADQLGVELVCLVAGANAERYEELIDAVEPDTTLSVETVPIGPTMDDAVAEHVGETDLFVAISPRPNARGWRSDLSDLPDRLVSSPAANVVVTYPAEEDSSDRRRFLRVG from the coding sequence ATGCTTCCTCTCGCTACCGGCCCCTCGCTCACCCCACCGTTCGACGACCCGATCCTGATATTCGCCATCGCGATGTGTGCGTTCCTGCTTGCGCCGCTGGTCTTCGAGCGTTACCGTCTCCCCGGCATCATCGGGGTGATCGTCGTCGGGGCGGCGATCGGTCCCAATGGAATAGGACTGCTCGACCGCACCGAGACGTTCGTCCTGCTAGGCGAGGTGGGCCTGGTCTACCTGATGTTCGTCGCCGGCCTGGAGATCGACCTCGACGAGTTCGTCGAGAACCGCGAGATGAGCGTCGTCTTCGGCGCGCTCTCGTTTCTCCTTCCGCAGGCGATCGGGACCGTCTTCGGCATCACCATCCTCGGGTTCGATCTCCCCACCGCGGCGCTCTACGCGGCCATCTTCTCCTCACACACGCTGCTCGCCTACCCGATCGTCAACCGGCTGGGGATCGCGAAGAACGACGCCGTCACCGCGGCGATCGGTGGGACGATCCTCACCGACACCGCGGCGCTGCTCGTCCTCGCGATCGCGATCGGCGCGGCCGCCGGCGATCTCACCCTCGGCTTCTGGGCGGAGCTGGGAATCGGGCTCTCGGTCTTCTTCGCCGGCGTCTGGATCCTGGTACCGAGGCTCGGCCGATTCTTCTTCCGGAATGTGCCCGACGAGAGCTACTACGAGTTCCTCTTCGTGATAGCCGTACTGTTCGTCTGTGCGTTCGTCGCGGAGCTCGCCGGCGTCAAGCACATCATCGGGGCGTTCCTCGCTGGCCTCGCGCTCAACCGGCTGATCCCGCAGACCGGCACGCTGATGAACCGGATCGAGTTCGTCGGCAACGCGCTGCTCATCCCCTTCTTTCTCATATCGGTGGGAATGCTCGTCGACGTCGCGGTGATCGTCGAGGGTCCGGAGACGCTCGTCATTGCCGGATCGATCGTCGTCCTCATGCTCTCGACGAAGCTCGTGGCGTCGTTCGCGACCGGGGCGATCTACGACTACACGGTCCCCGAACGGCTGACGATGTTCTCGCTGTCTGCGGGCCAGGCCGCCGCCGCGCTCGCGATCACGCTCATCGGCTTCGATCTCGGCCTGTTCGACGAGCCGATGGTCAACGGCGTCGTCGTGATGATCCTCGTCGTGAGCGTGATCAGCCCGGCGCTCTCCGAACGGTACGGCCGGAGGATCGTCGAGGCCGAGGAGCAGGCGGAGTACGACCCCGGCGAGGCCCCGCCGCGCGTGCTCGTCCCGCTCTCTGGCAACTCCGAGACGCTCGAACGGCTGCTCGACTTTGGGATGCTCGTCCGCGAGTCGGGCGGGAACGAGCCGCTCCGGGCGATGACGGTCGTCCGTGGCGACTTGACGGATCCGATCCGCGGCTCGCGGGGGCGAGGGGACGACGCCACCGGCGCGGAGGTCGCCGAGGCGGAGGAGGTGCTGACCCACGCCGAGGAGTACGTCTCCGGGGCCGAGGTGCCGATCGAGACACAGACGCACGTCGACGAGAACGTCGTCACGGGGATCCTCCGGGCGGTCGAGGAGAACCGGATTCGAACCGTCATCACCGGCTGGCCAGGCACGCGCCGCTTCGGTTCGCGGCTGTTCGGCGGGACGATCGACCAGCTCGTAGAACGGAGCACACAGCTCGTGCTCGTCTCGAAGCTGGAGGAGAAGCTCAACGTCGCGGATCGGGTGGTCTGTCTGCTCCCCGGCCGGATCGCCTCCCACCCCGGCTTCTACGAGGCGGTCGGCGTGGTGAAGACCGTCGCGGACCAGCTCGGCGTCGAGCTCGTCTGTCTCGTCGCCGGCGCGAACGCCGAGCGGTACGAGGAGCTGATCGACGCGGTCGAACCCGACACCACGCTCTCAGTCGAGACGGTCCCGATCGGGCCAACGATGGACGACGCGGTGGCCGAACACGTCGGGGAGACCGACCTGTTCGTCGCGATCAGTCCCCGACCGAACGCCCGAGGCTGGCGTTCGGACCTCTCGGATCTCCCGGACCGCCTCGTCTCCTCGCCGGCGGCCAACGTCGTCGTCACGTACCCCGCCGAGGAGGACAGCTCCGACCGACGCCGGTTCCTCCGGGTCGGCTGA